GGAGCGGCTAGACTCATTTGCGGCGAGCGCAAAGTGTGCTCGCGCAAAAAGGAGAATAGCGTAAATGAGTTACGGCAATTATGGAGGCGGCAGCCGCAGATCCGACTCAGGCCCCAGAGAGATGCACAAGATAAAGTGCGCTGACTGTGGAGCTGAGTCAGAGGTACCCTTCAAGCCAACAGAGGGTAGACCAGTCTACTGCCAAACCTGCTTCCAGAAGCACAGACCCCCACGAAGAGATTCGTTCTGATCGTTCAGTTCATTTTCATGAATTATTCGTTCAATTCGTATTGATTCGTAAACCCCTTCATGATTCTTTTGAACGCCATTTCAGCTGATTCACTCCGATTGAAATAGCTCCTGTTGCTCGAACGAGCGCCCATGCAGATATCGGCCCGGCGGACATTCGAGGCAAGACGTTCCCTGGTTGTCTACCTCCAAAAAAGTCTCCGTTCCTTTCACCGGTTGACTGTTGACCAAGGAGAACCTTATTCTATTCTCAAGTCAGTACGGTTCCTGCGCGGTGTTCCGAAGATGGAAAGACACCGTATGAGATTGTAGTCTACGGGGGGAGTTGAAATGACGAACAGAGTATTCAGGACAGCGATTGCGTTTTTTATTGTTTGTGTGCTCTCGTTCTCGCTCGTTCCGAGCGGCCTGGCTGCGCCCAAGGGAGGCGTGAAGCTGACCGTGGAGGAGATCGCCTTCGCGCAAGCCGTCGGAGTGGGCGAATATGCATACGACATCGACTGGACGTATGCCTACGAGTATGGTGAGTTCGAATTCCCGTTAGGCAGCGGCCTGGAGGCATGGAGAGGTGCTGGAAGTGAGCCCGCTCACGAATATGCAGAATACCTCGCAAATGAGATGACTGATATCGGTCTGCAGGACGTTAGCAAGGAGCTCTTCCCAGTCCATGCCTACAACTATGGGGGTGCATCGGTCCAGATCCTCGAGCCCGATGCCGGACCAGTGTGGCTCGCGGCTGGACACGCTGGATTGCCGGGGACACCGTCTGAAGGAATAACAGCGGAGATCGAATATGTCGGACTTGGCACAAGGTTCGATTACGAGCAGGTTGGAGATGTCACGGGAAAACTGGTCCTCATCGACGTAAGCGAGGAGGAGATGTATTGGCTTCAGTACCCTCTCTACGAGGCTGAACTGCATGGCGCAATAGGTGCAGTCGTCCACTGGATAGAGTATCAGGATGTCGAGGATTCAGTCGTGACCCATGACTCGGAGTCCAGGACGACGATTCCTGCCGTTTGCGTTAGCCACGAGAACGCAGAGAACCTGAAGACCTTGATCCTGGGAAGTGATGCCCCGGTGGAGGTCAAGATCTGGTGCGACGCTTCGATCGACTACGACGGCACGGCCTATAACATCTATGGGTACATACGAGGAACCACGAATCCGGATGAATACGTCATTGTCGGCGACCACTACGACAAGTGGTGGTATGGTGCTAGCGACAATGGAGCAGGTGTTGCACGATTGATGGGAATTGCCAAAGCATTGATCGACTCTGGCTACAGACCCTCGAGGACCATCGTGTTCATCGCCACAGACGCAGAGGAGTTCGGGTGGACAGATACCGAGTTCGACTGGGCGCTTGGCGCATGGTGGGCCATTTTCGTCCAGCATCCTGATTGGGTAGGAAAGACACGCGGATTCTTCCTGCTCGAAGGCGGAGGCGACAACGGAGCTACAAGCGTGTACGCTTCCGGCACTCCAGAGACCGAGTTGTTCAGAAAGTCGTTGCTGAGACTGTTCAACGAGTGGTTCTCGAGTAGGACTCCCTGGTCGTCATACTATAATCCAGCCGTTGAATGGACGGAGAAGTTCTCCTCCACCTGGGCAGATGGATTCAGCTTCAACGCCGCGGGGATCCCTGTTATGGATGTCGGGAGCTGGCGGTCGACCGAATACTCAGGGTATTCCTACCACACTCAGAACGACACGATGGAATGGAACTCCGCAGAGGGTCTGTCAATGAGCATCATTGCGAACGGCATCGCGGTTATTGAGCTCGACAGGGCATTATTTGCGCCCTACAGCTTCCAGAAGCGAGCGGACAACCTCGGGAAGTACCTTAACAAGGACCTGCTGAGGGAGGCTGGCGCGGACACTAGCGGACTCTACAAAGCCCTCGACGAATTCAAGACGGTCGGCGACGAAATTTGGAGCCTGATGAAGGCGACGAAGTCCTCAGACAAAGCTGACGAGGTCAACGCCATCTTGATGCGGGCGGAGGACAAGGTCCTGTCCGACCTCACGAAGGTCGGTGGCTACATTGAAGAGATGTATCCGCACCAGCACTATTTGGACGACTCCTGGTTTCTCAGGGAGGGCATCGAATCCCTCGAGGACGGGAACATCGACCGTGCTGTGATGTGGTTGTCCTGGGTCTATGGTATGTACACGGGCAGATGGGTCAGCTACGAGAACTACGAGTACATGCAGCTTGACCGGTGGAACGAGGACAACTTCAACCAGTTCTGGGGACGAGGACGTACGGCAACGATAGTCGACATCTGGCACGAGTACGATTCCCTGTGGACGAAGAAGAGCGCCGGCCTAGACGACTACTCCGAGGAGATCAGATCCCTCTGGGAGAAGTATGATGTCGTGGTGGACAACCTGCAGGCATCTCTAGACTACACGACGCAGACCCTAATCGATTCCACGACCATGCTGGAGCAGGCCAGGACTTTGCTCAAGTAGTCACTTGCTGCCAGGACTTCAAACCCCTTTACCATCCCATTTTTTCGATTTCTGAGCCAATCAAGTTTGACTTGATTGGAATCTGTAACGATTGCTGAGTCCAAGACTAGAGTGGATTTGAAACATGACCGAGCCAGCCATTCATTTTCTGATTTCAACAAGAACGAAAGACACATTACTAAGACCTGCGTCTCTTCCCCACCACTTCTTGTGGGGATCTATGTCCTCTGGTTGGCGTGCCGGTTGCCACTGGTTTACAATACTGGGCTCTCGCCCGTCCAGCTCTAACCTATGCCCTGGTCAGGACTTACCATGATATCGTGTAGCATCGTCACATGGTTGTACGACGAAGTAGATGGAGCGTATTGCACTGGACCAATACGTGATACTTCTCTGTCTCCTACGCGGTGGAGATCCTTTGCGCACTTGTTCTTGTGAAAGGGGTGAAAGAATATGGAAAAAGAGTTCAGCGTGAAACTAGCGAACAGATCTGGAGAGCTGGCGCGGGTGACAGAGGTCCTGCAGAAGGATGGCGTAAACATACGTTCAATCTCGACAGAGCCTCATGCCGAGGTCGTAAGACTGGTAACGTCCGACCCTGAGAAAACCCGCCAGAGCCTCAAGCAATCCAACATGCAGTTTTCTGAGAGGAACCTGCTGGTGGCCAAGCTCCAGGACAAGCCCGGAGAGCTCGCTCGAATCTCGAGTGCGCTCGCCAAGGAAGGCATCAACATCGATGCCGCGTACATGCTCGACAAGGACTCGACGCATGTGCATGTGGCGCTAGCCGTCAGCGACGAGAACAAAGCACAGAACATCCTGAAGCTTTGATCCTGACTGATAACCAGTCGACAAAACCCTTTCCCTTCAGTCTTTTCTATCGATGAGTCGTGTCCCAACTCGAGAGCCTAGCTCTTTTTCAACCGGAGGATTATTGCATCGAGCTAAACTTGATTCTCCGAAAAGCATGACTTTAGTCGCGGAACAAGGGCGCGCTTATTAAGTACCTATTCAAATACCGTCAGGCCGGAGTAGGTCTTATGGCCGTGATAAAGATAGAGAACGTTGTCGCCTCGACATCTCTCGGGGCGGAGCTAGATCTTCAGAAGATTGTGCTTGCACTCGAAGGTGCGGAATACGACCCAGAGCAGTTCCCGGGACTGATTTACCGACTCAAGGAACCTAAGACGGCGACTCTTCTTTTCAGAAGTGGAAAAGCTGTATGCACAGGCGGCAAGAGCCTTGAACAGGTGAAGACCGCAATCAGCAAGGTGGTCAAGCAAATCGAGGCTGCTGGCATTGTGATCAAGACCACGCCGAAGATAGAGGTCCAGAACATAGTTGCCTCAAGCGACCTCGGGTCGAAAATCAATCTCAATTCGATAGCCATCAGTATCGGTCTCGAGAAGGTCGAATACGAACCTGAGCAATTCCCTGGACTCGTGTACCGTCTTGACGTTCCGAAGGTGGTCGTGCTTCTTTTCGGCAGCGGAAAGCTGGTGTGCACTGGCGCTCGAAAGCCGGAGGATGTCGAGATCGCCGTCGAGAAGATCACACAAGAGCTAAGGGCCGCCGGCCTGCTTCCATAGACTGAGAATGCAGGCCCGTACAAGCCTCCATTCCGGACTGCATCCAGAAAGGAATATAGGCTCATCTAACCATATACGAGCGAGAAGTGGTTCGCGCAGAGCCTGTTCCCGGAGAATGAGAATCGTCTTGCGCGAACGGTCTGGGTCGGTATGAGATTTGCCTCTGGATGAGAAACTCCCTGAAGTTGTGGATCCTAGAGATGTAGCGTTCAAGATGAAGACAGAGTATTCTCGTGGCGTCAAGGATCATATTGAGAAGACACTAGAGGCCATGACCGACCTATGCAGGAAGTTTGAGCAGTCTCACGTTGATCTTGGTGTCATCC
Above is a window of Candidatus Thermoplasmatota archaeon DNA encoding:
- a CDS encoding DNA-directed RNA polymerase, whose product is MSYGNYGGGSRRSDSGPREMHKIKCADCGAESEVPFKPTEGRPVYCQTCFQKHRPPRRDSF
- a CDS encoding M28 family peptidase; the protein is MTNRVFRTAIAFFIVCVLSFSLVPSGLAAPKGGVKLTVEEIAFAQAVGVGEYAYDIDWTYAYEYGEFEFPLGSGLEAWRGAGSEPAHEYAEYLANEMTDIGLQDVSKELFPVHAYNYGGASVQILEPDAGPVWLAAGHAGLPGTPSEGITAEIEYVGLGTRFDYEQVGDVTGKLVLIDVSEEEMYWLQYPLYEAELHGAIGAVVHWIEYQDVEDSVVTHDSESRTTIPAVCVSHENAENLKTLILGSDAPVEVKIWCDASIDYDGTAYNIYGYIRGTTNPDEYVIVGDHYDKWWYGASDNGAGVARLMGIAKALIDSGYRPSRTIVFIATDAEEFGWTDTEFDWALGAWWAIFVQHPDWVGKTRGFFLLEGGGDNGATSVYASGTPETELFRKSLLRLFNEWFSSRTPWSSYYNPAVEWTEKFSSTWADGFSFNAAGIPVMDVGSWRSTEYSGYSYHTQNDTMEWNSAEGLSMSIIANGIAVIELDRALFAPYSFQKRADNLGKYLNKDLLREAGADTSGLYKALDEFKTVGDEIWSLMKATKSSDKADEVNAILMRAEDKVLSDLTKVGGYIEEMYPHQHYLDDSWFLREGIESLEDGNIDRAVMWLSWVYGMYTGRWVSYENYEYMQLDRWNEDNFNQFWGRGRTATIVDIWHEYDSLWTKKSAGLDDYSEEIRSLWEKYDVVVDNLQASLDYTTQTLIDSTTMLEQARTLLK
- a CDS encoding ACT domain-containing protein, translating into MEKEFSVKLANRSGELARVTEVLQKDGVNIRSISTEPHAEVVRLVTSDPEKTRQSLKQSNMQFSERNLLVAKLQDKPGELARISSALAKEGINIDAAYMLDKDSTHVHVALAVSDENKAQNILKL
- a CDS encoding TATA-box-binding protein, which codes for MAVIKIENVVASTSLGAELDLQKIVLALEGAEYDPEQFPGLIYRLKEPKTATLLFRSGKAVCTGGKSLEQVKTAISKVVKQIEAAGIVIKTTPKIEVQNIVASSDLGSKINLNSIAISIGLEKVEYEPEQFPGLVYRLDVPKVVVLLFGSGKLVCTGARKPEDVEIAVEKITQELRAAGLLP